GCGCCGACAGGCGCGTCTCGAAGCATGTCGAATGATTCAACGAGGTGGTCAAACGATTCCCTGCTCTCGGAACTGCTTGATCTGTTCTTGCCCGAAGCCGAGTTGCTCCAACGTCTCGTCGGTGTGTTCACCGAACGCCGCGGGCGGGGTGCGCAGGGACGGCGGTGTGTCGGACAGCTTGATGGGACTGTTCGGTGTCACCATCTTGCCGAGCGGTGTGTCCATCTCGACGATCATGTTGCGATGGCGCAGTTGCGGATCGCGCAGCGCTTCGTCGATCGTGTTGACAGGGCCGAAGCAGATGTCCTTGCCGCCGAGTTCACGCATCCAGTCGTCGAAGGTCTTCTTGCGAAAGATTGCGCGGAAGTATTCGACGATTTCTTCGCGGCGCGCTTCGTCCCATTGCAGAGGAATCAGATCGTCGCGGCCCATGTGGCGACAGAGCGTTGCCCAGAAGTGCGGCTCGTAGGCGCCGACAGTGACGTGGCGGCCGTCGCGTGTTTCGTACACGTTGTAACACGCGTAACCGCCGGTGAGTTGCTCGCGCCCGCGCCGCGGGTTCGCACCCGAGAGTTGCCGCAGCAGCAGGTTGTACACGTTCCACGCGAACGCGCCGTCGAGCATGGCGA
This portion of the Deltaproteobacteria bacterium genome encodes:
- a CDS encoding CoA transferase yields the protein MLPLANLRLLDLSRQLPGPFCSTLLADLGMDTLVIAQPGDPFGTGIPFLARNKRSMTLNLKSDAGRDIFFRLAERADVVLEGFRPGVTKRLGIDYATLSARNPRLICCSISGYGQDGPYRDRVGHDVNYLGFAGVLHSVGEAERAPVMPGVQIADIGAGSLMAAVGILTAVIARQHTGRGQCIDIAMLDGAFAWNVYNLLLRQLSGANPRRGREQLTGGYACYNVYETRDGRHVTVGAYEPHFWATLCRHMGRDDLIPLQWDEARREEIVEYFRAIFRKKTFDDWMRELGGKDICFGPVNTIDEALRDPQLRHRNMIVEMDTPLGKMVTPNSPIKLSDTPPSLRTPPAAFGEHTDETLEQLGFGQEQIKQFREQGIV